One genomic segment of Paenibacillus sp. FSL H8-0332 includes these proteins:
- the noc gene encoding nucleoid occlusion protein, which produces MKEQFTKLFGFTERSSGEEIKQIPVHEVISSPYQPRTIFDDEKIDELCQTIKTHGVIQPIVVRMRDSKYEIIAGERRWRAVKKLGMETIPALVREFNDSQAASIALIENLQREGLTSIEEAIAYQKLIDLHQLTQESLAQRLGKSQSTIANKIRLLNLPEQVKTALMERKITERHARSLLSLDTEEMQHKVLAEIISKELNVKQTEARIAFYKAVSQTKKSKRTSYTKDVRLALNTIRQSIDMVTGSGMEIKTSENDRGDHYEIVIQIPKR; this is translated from the coding sequence ATGAAAGAACAATTCACCAAGCTTTTTGGATTTACCGAGCGGAGCAGCGGAGAAGAGATCAAACAAATCCCGGTTCATGAGGTCATCAGCAGTCCGTATCAGCCACGGACCATTTTCGATGATGAGAAGATAGATGAGTTATGTCAGACTATCAAAACTCATGGAGTGATCCAGCCGATCGTTGTGCGTATGCGTGATTCAAAGTATGAGATTATTGCAGGCGAAAGACGCTGGCGGGCGGTTAAAAAGCTGGGCATGGAGACCATTCCGGCGCTTGTGCGCGAATTCAATGATTCACAGGCTGCTTCCATCGCATTGATAGAGAACCTGCAGCGTGAGGGCTTAACTTCTATTGAAGAGGCAATTGCGTATCAGAAGCTGATTGACTTGCATCAATTGACCCAGGAAAGTCTGGCTCAGCGGCTTGGCAAAAGCCAATCTACCATTGCCAACAAAATCCGCTTGCTGAATTTGCCCGAACAGGTCAAGACGGCATTAATGGAAAGAAAAATTACGGAGCGCCATGCACGCTCGCTCTTGTCGCTGGACACTGAGGAGATGCAGCATAAGGTGCTGGCTGAGATTATTTCCAAGGAATTGAATGTAAAACAAACAGAAGCACGTATTGCCTTTTATAAGGCTGTAAGCCAGACTAAAAAATCAAAACGAACCTCCTATACCAAAGATGTTCGTCTCGCTCTTAATACAATTCGCCAATCTATAGATATGGTGACCGGTTCAGGAATGGAGATTAAGACCTCCGAGAATGATCGCGGCGATCATTATGAAATTGTTATCCAAATTCCAAAACGATAA
- a CDS encoding ParA family protein → MSKIIAIANQKGGVGKTTTSVNLGASMATLGKRVLLVDIDPQGNTTSGVGVNKADVENCIYDILINEVNPQETIQETRIEGLHIIPATIQLAGAEIELVSTISRELKLKKALNAVKANYDYIIIDCPPSLGILTINSLTAADSVIIPIQCEYYALEGLSQLLNTVRLVQKNLNPHLKIEGVLLTMLDARTNLGIQVIEEVKKYFQEKVYRTIIPRNVRLSEAPSHGQSIITYDSRSKGAEVYLELAKEVISYE, encoded by the coding sequence GTGTCCAAGATTATTGCCATAGCAAATCAAAAAGGTGGGGTCGGTAAAACAACAACCTCTGTAAACCTGGGTGCCAGCATGGCTACTCTGGGGAAGAGAGTGCTGCTTGTTGATATTGATCCGCAAGGCAACACTACGAGCGGCGTTGGCGTCAACAAAGCGGATGTAGAGAATTGCATCTATGATATTCTTATTAATGAAGTGAATCCCCAGGAAACGATACAGGAGACCCGGATTGAGGGCCTGCATATTATTCCGGCAACGATTCAACTGGCAGGGGCAGAGATCGAACTGGTCTCAACCATATCGAGAGAACTGAAGCTGAAAAAGGCACTGAATGCAGTGAAGGCAAATTATGATTACATTATCATAGATTGCCCTCCATCATTAGGGATTCTTACCATTAACTCTCTAACGGCTGCAGATTCAGTGATCATCCCTATACAATGCGAATATTATGCGCTTGAAGGGCTAAGCCAGCTGCTCAATACTGTCAGGCTGGTGCAGAAGAATCTTAACCCTCATCTCAAAATAGAGGGAGTATTGCTGACTATGCTGGATGCCCGGACGAATCTAGGAATTCAGGTCATTGAAGAGGTGAAAAAATATTTCCAGGAAAAGGTATACAGAACGATTATTCCGCGGAATGTGCGCCTCAGTGAAGCTCCTTCACATGGACAGTCGATTATTACCTACGATTCCCGTTCCAAGGGAGCGGAAGTATATTTAGAGTTGGCAAAGGAAGTGATCTCTTATGAGTAA